The Pseudopipra pipra isolate bDixPip1 chromosome 29, bDixPip1.hap1, whole genome shotgun sequence DNA segment CTCCCACGGGAGGTTGTTCATAACCCCCCTGGCCACAGCCACCTGGGTGTCACTGGGTGTCCCCACTGTCACCACTGCCCTGCACTCTCAGGGCTCCTTGTCCTGCCCTTGCCCAAGCTGGGCAAACGTGGGTGCAGTCTGGGCCCAGAAGCAGCTCCCAGGACATGTGGGACAGCCTCAAAAATCAGATGAAAGctccttttctgcaggaatTGTTTTGGTCTCTGACATTTTCTAAGCTTCAGCATCACAAAGCCCCTCGAACTTGCAAACAACTTTggttgtaaaggaaaaaaaaaccatttaggggatgaaaaatgcaaagtttTATGCACGAAGAGAACctctggttttttgggggatCCAAGGAGGTGTTCCCAGTGCACAGCCAGAACCACATGCTGACCTACATACACCTTCCCAGGTGTGCTGGTAAACATCCTCGGAGGAGCAGGATAATGAGGGAGGCTccctgggaagagcagcagtgtGGGGAGAACAGGACTGACCAGAAGGGATCCTCACCCTCCGCCCACTCCCCGCAGCCTGCAGGGccggggcagagctgctcccaccaTCCCATCTCTCCCCTCTGCACCAGCGCCTGGTGGACGCAGGTGAGTCTCCCCCGGTCCTTTCTGGGCTTGAAACCAGCTTTTGTGTTTCCAGGGTTATTTTGGAACCAGTTCTTCCCAGCGGGGCTCAGGTGGGAAGGACGAGATCAGCTCCCAGGAGGGTGTGAGGACACGGCTCTTCCCTGCACGAGCTGATTCATCCACCCCAAGTGCCTGAGATGGCCACGGGGAGACTCTTCCCTCTAATTTAACCAGGCAGTTAAAATTCAGCTGAGACCCACCAGGGAAAGTGGAGAAATGGAGGGAATTGAGGTGAAAGTCCTCAGAGGAGTCAGGATGGGCAGCCCAGCGAGGGAAAGGTGCTTTTTGCCTCTGGCAAGAAAAGGTTCAGAAAGATTTGACCTGAACTGAACATTCTGTGGGAATGGAACGGGGGGGTttcctgcaggcacagctgcccctgccAACTGCTGTGGCCTCAAGTTTTGCTGCTCTCCAGGACTGGAGACATGTCCAAGCTCATTAAAGCCATCACTGACATGCTGGAGAGTTaccagggcagtgccaggaaggGGAGGAAATCGGAGACGTTCAGCAGGAGCGAGTTCAAGAAGCTGATCCAGCAGGAATTTGCCCCTGTCAAGGTAAATCTACAGGCTTGGGAGTGCCAAGATGTGTGGGAAGGGTGCTAGGGTGATATTTAGGGGTGGTCAGGGGTGCTGAGGGGGCTGCAACACCCACCCCACATCCAGGGCTGGAGTGGGATCTCTCCAGTCTTTGATTTTCCCGGGGTTGTGCATCGTGGCTGATTTCCTTGGGCTTCTGTTGCAAAGCTCCTGTTCCCCCTCCTGGTCCTGCAGTCCCCATTTTCCTGCAGGGAATGGGACACTGAGGATGGGGTGCCTGGTCCCCCCCCGGCTCCATTTCCTCCCTGGGCAAATCCAGGTGTAATCCCAGGCTGTGACCCCTTGGCTCTGGACCCCGTgccccctcctgtgcctgctgctcctTTTCCTTGCTTTGCCCTTGCACTGAGGGCACCCAGCCCTCGCTTTTGTCCCCTTTGGGAGGGGCTGATGGGCTCCTGTCCCCTCAGAGGTCGCCCACCAGCAGGTACAGGTACATCCCCCGCTCCTCGGACCCGGACACCGAGCCCATGAACAAGAAGGAGAGGGGCAAACGCTGCGTGTACTGAGGGGCACCTCCACCACTCCCAGGGCCCAGAGGGAGCAGGTAAGGACAGCTCAGGGAGCTCACAAAGCTCCTGCACCACATTTGCATGGACTCATTAGGAGGGGACAGAGCCATCATGGGACCGGTGTCACCCCGAGGTGACAAGACTGTACCCCCAGTCCATCAGGGGGGTGGGATCCACAGATtcccagaatatcctgagttggaaaggacccacaaggatcatcaagtccaagttTTAAGTGGATGGCCCGTGCAGGGATGAATTCCAGCTCCACGGGGGCTCAGAGAGCACCCAGTCAGCTCTAATTAAAATTGCACAGAGTTCTTGGGCACAGATTTAGTGCAAAGCAGAGGAGTTGGGTAAATGGGGGTTGGGGGGGGATGTCACCCCCAGCAGGATTTTGGGACGGTCATGAGTGAAATCCTCCATgggttttcctccctctctgcaggaCCCCTGAATTGCTCTGTGGGCcaaggcagtggcagcagcacagtgggATCACTCTGAGCCCTGGGATCCCCTGGGGTCCCCTCTCgggctctctctgctcctccagtgctgGCAACACCCCAGGAGATGTGCAGACCACGCCCTGCTCCACCTATTACCTCCATGAGGCAAAAAGGGTCTCTTGTTTGCCCCTGGTGCTCCTTGGGTGTCTCTTTGGGgtgctttaaaaatgcagcttGAGGGCTGGAGGGGGGGTGAGGCCAGATCTGTTCTTCTCTTCTCCTAAACACAATGCCAGAGCACCAGCTGAAGTATCAACCCCTTCATCCAGGTTTTTAATGGGGAGAAAGTGAAAAATCTCTGGTTAATGGGGCTGGAATGAGCCATGCAATTAGTTGACTCAGATTGTAGAGCAATAATGAACAAAGAGTGGCAATTCCTCGAGGAAAATTAAAGGCTTGTGGTTGGGAGCTCATCTCCAGCTCACTTGGAGCCAGCAGCAAAATTCCCATGGGTTTGGAGAGGTGGACACACTGAAAATAGACCTCACCTGCATCTGATCCTTCAGCTGTTCAGGGGTTGGTCCATCAGCCCCTCACTGTTTCGTTGTAAATATCCAAaaagtggctttttttctggcttATTTTGCTCCTTCTTACCCAAATGGTTGTAAGACCATAAAAACCCCAATAAAAACGGTACAAAGTGATGCCTGTCCGACTTTTATGAGCCTCACACTGATCACCAGGAGCCTCCAGGAGCAACTGggaggttgctcagagctgtggTGGTGGGGAAGCCCCGAGGGGACGGGGCAGGGTTGGAAAGGGGGTCTGGGGGTACCAGGGATCCCCACAAGGGGCACCACACCCCGGTGTGGGGCCCAGGCAGGACCTGCCATGGGGTGGGGAGAGGTTTTTGTGCTTCTCCACCACGTAGGACCTTGTTCCCAGGGgaggggagcagctgagggagggatGATCCACACGGGCTGTGGTCGGTGATCGGAGCATCCCGAGGGCTCGGGGAGGAACCAACCCCACTgattctgtgctgctgagcccaAGGAAACGCCAACACACGAGAGAGCTTGGGAATGGGACACTTTATTGGGCACCTCATGGGGCcaaagcacagcctggggtgtcaGTGGTGCCccttccccagggagcagcagctccagagggcgCGGGAGAGGGTTTGTCAGCTGGGCACccctggggctggcagagctctgggaggtgggagggagcTGGTCCAGGCATGGACCCCCATCACTTCGTCTTCTGCTGGGGCACCTGGGgtatctgctgctgctgctgctgctgctgctggacccGAATCTGGGGCTTCCCGTGGCAGCCGGAGCCGCCGGAGCTGTGacagcccccagagctgcccccgGAGCTGTGACAGCCACCACCCCCGGAGCTGTGGCAGCCACCACCACccctggagctgtggcagcccccagagctgcccccggagctgtggcagcccccagagctgcccccagaGCTGTGGCAGCCCCCACCCCCGGAGCTGTGGCAGCCCCCGGAGCTCTGGCGGGTGTAACTGTGGCACTGGTCCTTCTCCTGCCGGGAGCACATTGTCCTGTGCTGGGGGACCTGTGGGGAGAGACAGGAACCATCAGGGGCTGCTGCAATCCCACCATTCCCATCGTCCCACTGCCCCTGTTGTCCCAGTGCCACCGTCCCGGTGTCCCCGTGCCCGCCCCCTTTGCCATCCCACCCttggtgctgctgtgcaggaTCCCAGGAGACGCCTCCCAGGATCTGGAGCAGTGTCCTGCATCCAGGACAGAGGATTCCATCCCTTGGGTGCAGCAGCACGGCCTGACCCAGCCATGGGACAGGTCCTTGTCTtcctccctgcaccccacacCCCATGAACATCCCCTGCCCAGCGCTCCGAGCTCTGCTTCCTTCGCTGGGAAATGATTCCCCGAGGAAGGAAAACCCAGACTTACCTGAGGTTGAAGGAAAAGCAAGAGGAGGGAATGAAGGTGCCGGGCCAGGAGCAGTTTTATAGAGGTGCCAGATGGTTTTCCCGGAAATGAGACAGGTCCCTGTCACAGGGATCTGTTAATTTATCACCCAATCCCCATCCGACCGCCCTGTGTTTACATCGCCCTCCTGACTCATGAGTGATGGATATCATTCCTTTTTTATCTGTTTCCTGTGCCACATAAGTGTCTAATTGCCAGCCTCACCTGCCTCTAATAGGAAAACCCGTGGGTGCCTGGATTTCCAAAGCCTCGTCTGCTTGGGATTTGTTTTGTGAAATTAAGCTCAGGCTTAATTATAGCCCCATCTCCTgaggctctgcagccagagcctaATCCCTGCAGTGGAGCCAGCACCAAATGAAGCCAGGAGTAAGCCAGGTAAACACAGAGGAAAGTGGCTCTCCCTTCTCCATGAGATGCTCCATCTGAAAGCTGCCACAGTCGTGGGAACAACCAGTGGGATGAGGGCAAAGTCCTCCTGGGTTTCCTCTGGAGAAGGGTCTCACATCATCATCAGGGGTTTCTAGAACCCTCTTTGACCTAAAAGAGTGTGAATTCCCCCCAAAATGCAGCAAGAGGAGGGTGTTGGGGGCTGTGGAAAGCCTTGCAAGCCCTGCTGTGTTCACACAGACCTGAGCAAGGTGACCCAGACGAGCCATTTCCACCTCCTTAACGACAAAGGTCATTGAATAAAGGAACTAAAATGAGGAATTAAAGGGCCCATTTGGTGCTCCCTGCTGGAGCAAAGCCAGAGCTCTGGAAATgtccctcctgcacatccctgtCGGGGTTGGAAACTGCCCAGCACTTCACCACCCCACAAACTCCACTGACCTGTAAAGGCCACAGCTCCTTTTTTATGGGATAAAGGCAAGGAAAAGTCTGGGACACAGAAGACAATGCTGGGAGCTGCACAAACAAACAGGGACATCCCCGTGTTGCCAAAGAGTGTCCTGCTGCTCATATCCAGGATTTGGGATGCTCAAGCTGCTCACACCCCAAGTTTGGGATGCTTGAACTGCTCATCAGGAGCCTCCACCTGGTGTGGTGGGTGTGGCTCTCGCTGGGAGGTCGGAGCTGGGGAGGATTGCAAAGCTCTCCCCTGACCCCGCAGACCTGTGGCTCACTCAGCACCAAAtccagctgctgttttccttgCTGACTGTCACTGAGGTCATGGAATTCCCTCCAGAACCCGGTGGCTGTGGCAGTAACTGGCAGAGGAACTGGGAAAACACCCACTCAGGGCCAGGTGAGTGCTGGGGCAGGTCCCTGCCTGCACCAGGGGCCAGTTcctgccctgtgtccctgtTGGGCTTTGGCTCTTGCTGTGACATCCCTGCCACCCCCTGAACAATCCCCAGGACTCGAGGACAAAAGCATTTCTGAGCACTGTGGGGCAGCCTGGTTTTGTCTTTTCCAGAGGATTCTAAGAGCTGTGGTGTCTTagaatcatgggatggtttgggttggaagggaccttaaagatcatctcgttccaccccctgccaggggcagagacacctcccactatcccaggttgctccaacctggccttggacacttccagggatccaggggcagccacagcttctctgggcagcctgtgccagggtctccccaccctcacagggaacaatttcttcccagtatccaacttaaatttcccctctttcagtctGAACCCAcctcccctgtcctgtcaccccctatttccttttttattgtggttacagggaaaagaaatatcTTTGAAGAGGCAAAGCCCGAAGAGGCAAAGGAAAGGAAGCCCAAAACTTAGGATGAGTGATCACTCCAAGGGTTTCCTTGGGATGAGTGGGGTTGGCAGCTGGGCTCCCTTTGCTCAGCCTTTGAGCAAGGGTGTGACACATCCCAGCTCCAAAGCCCCTTCCCTGGTTGCCTCCCTGGCTTGGGAAAACAAGGATGAGGAGTTTAAGGAAATGCAAACGCAAGAGAGATCTTGGGAATGTAACTTTATTGGGCACCTCATGGGGCCAAAGCACAGCCTGGGGCAtcagctgaaggcagcagagaacCACCAGTGATGTCCCTTCCCCAGGTGGCTCCAGAGGTCACAGGAGGGGATTTGGCAGCTGGACAAccccggggctggggagctctggggaggtgggagggagcTGGTCCAGGTGTGgcctctgcagctggagctggggctgtgggacccCCATCACTTCGTCTTCTGCTGGGGCACCTGgggcacctgctgctgctgctgctgctgctgctggacctGTATCTGGGGCTTCCCGTGGCAGCCGGAGCCGCCGGAGCTGTGacagcccccagagctgcccccgGAGCTGTGGCAGCCACCACCCCCGGAGCTGTGGCAGCCACCACCACCCCTGGAGCTGTGacagcccccagagctgcccccggagctgtggcagcccccagagctgcccccagaGCTGTGGCAGCCCCCACCCCCGGAGCTGTGGCAGCCCCCGGAGCTCTGGCGGGTGTAACTGTGGCACTGGTCCTTCTCCTGCCGGGAGCACATTGTCCTGTGCTGGGGGACCTGTGGGGAGAGACAGGAACCATCAGGGGCTGCTGCAATCCCACCATCCCCATTGTCCCACTGCCCCCGTTGTCCCAGTGCCACCATCCCGGtgtccccgtgcccacccccTTTGCCATCCCACCCTTGGTACTGGGTTCTTTTCCCCCCCATGGGATTGTCCCACCAAAGCCCAATCCAGGCCATGCCCCTCAAGCCAACACCCCAGAGTCTCCCTCCAAGTCCAAATCTCTGCTCTCGCTCCTTCAGCAACCCCTGCactccctcctcacccacctCCCCTCTCACAACCACCCTCAGAACaaaccccagcccagccccgggggtcCAAACCCCCCCCTCCTCACCGAGCCCCGGAGCCCCCAAAATTGCTGCTCTCACCTGAGATGCTCAAGCAGCAAAGACACAAGGAGGGAATGAGGCTTTCTGGGCCAGGAGCACTTTTATAccctccctgcacaccccaccTGGAGATGAAGCCCCTCCCTGTCTCCGAGCTCTCCCCGTTCAATTCATTCGTcgatgtgggtttttttctgcctgggAGTGACTCACCCCATCCACGCTGGGATTGCCTCCTCTTGTAGGTCGCCTTTCCTGTGCCACAGAAATTTAAttggcagctctgcctgaggTGGCTGCCATGGGGGAGTTGTGTGGGTGGCCCCGGTTTCCACAGCGTGGCCAGGTTGGTTTGGGTGTTGATCACACCTGGGGAGGGCTTTGTGTTTAGGGGGGGAATGATGGCTCATACTTAAATCACAACATCCTTCTGGAAGGTCTTGAGGTTCTCTAGTCCTGCAAACCCCCCTAAACACAGAGAAGTGTCTGTAGGTACCAAAATAAGGGAGAAAAGTCTTCTTTAACAGTatctccctctgtgctgggcactggggagggaacctTGGGTGCTGGGTCCAGGTCTGGGTCCCTCAGGGCAAaagggacatggaggggctggagagtgcccagagaagggaatggagcagggaaaggggctggagcagcaggagaagggtctggagaactcctgagggagctgggggggctcatcctggagaaaaggaggctcaggggggaccttctggctctggaattccctgacaggaggggggagccggggggggtcgggctctgctcccagggaacaagggacaggaggaggggaaacggcctcaggctgtgccaggggagggtcaggttggccatgaggaggaatttccccctggaaagggtgttcaggccttggcaggggctgcccagggaggtgggggagtgcccagccctggaggtgcccagggcaggactggctgtggcactgagtgctctgggctggggccaaggtggggatggggcacaggggggactgggTGGGTTtgaagggcttttccagcctgaatgaTTCTGGGATTGTGTGGTTTGACTGGTCCCACTGTTGGCTCATTTCCCTTGGAACCATCCAAAACACAGTGGAGTgatgaagagagagaagagatccCCCCAGACCTTTTCTTGCCGGTCAAAGGTTTTCTGCTGTTGCCAGAAGGACCACAAGCAGTTGGAATTCTTATTTTTGGAAGGGAGAAGCCCTGCCCTGGGTAGCGATCCAGGATTAGCAAGGGGCATAATTATGTGGTTGACTTTCAGCCCGTGAGTAATTCCCGAGCAGTGCCGGGGGTTTTATTCCAGGTTTTCATTCCAGCTTCGGTGCTGCCACGTGCAGGACGAGGGGCCCGTGGGTGCTGCCTGTGGTGTCACACCGTGGCTGCCACATTGTGGGGACCTGTCAGACCCCGGGGACTTTCTTGAACTTGCAGGAAGGTCCTTTTTGGGTTTTCCCTGACCCCCACTTAGCTCCTAATTATTTAATCCCGGTGCTATTCCGGAGGATgctcagacccactcaggccTCCAGGCTGGGCCATGTTTGCAGTGAGAGCTGATCACAAGCAATAATTTGGGATACTCCCTGTACCTTTTCTCTGCGTGGGCTGGGAATTGTTTAGGACCACGGAGCTTGTTTGGCTCTTTTCTGTCACTGCTTGTGGAAGATATTCCAGTAATTAAACTGGAAGTTCAGTAATTAAACAGGCAGCAAATAAAAGACTAAACTCAGGATTTCCACCTAAAATaggggagctgctgggattTTGTCAGGGGGAAAGTGCTTGGGAAACACTGGGTGGAAAACATTTCCCTTCCAGCCGAGATGCTCAAGGAGTTGGTATTTTTGGGCCACTTCTCCTGCCTTTAATTTGTCTTTCTCCATGTTGATTAAGGTTTTATGCTGATCCCAGGGAAATGGAGCCTCATCCCACCTTTCCTAAGACTGTTTCACACCTGGGAAGGCACTGAGGTgcctctcctgcctctcctgagCTCCTGCTTTCAACACAAGTGCCTGACTCTTTGTGAAGTCACTGCGAGTCCCGAGTGGTTCCTGCATCCCAAAACCCATCTGACACATTCGGTGTTCCCGAAACACGGAGGATTTTTGGAaaggtgggaggacagggcagggtTAAAGAACCAGGTGAGCAACCTAAATGCTTCTTTTGTATTGCTAAAT contains these protein-coding regions:
- the LOC135404103 gene encoding loricrin-like; its protein translation is MCSRQEKDQCHSYTRQSSGGCHSSGGGGCHSSGGSSGGCHSSGGSSGGCHSSRGGGGCHSSGGGGCHSSGGSSGGCHSSGGSGCHGKPQIRVQQQQQQQQQIPQVPQQKTK
- the LOC135404090 gene encoding loricrin-like, whose translation is MCSRQEKDQCHSYTRQSSGGCHSSGGGGCHSSGGSSGGCHSSGGSSGGCHSSRGGGGCHSSGGGGCHSSGGSSGGCHSSGGSGCHGKPQIQVQQQQQQQQQVPQVPQQKTK